In the genome of Streptomyces globosus, one region contains:
- the lnt gene encoding apolipoprotein N-acyltransferase, whose product MSSSVTREPRTAGAEAVAGAGSPSARPAGAEQSGRRAAAVRALLAAGSGALLYLSFPPRPLWWLAPVALAVLAGCLRGRRARAASGLGLLHGLGFLLPLLVWTSQGVGPVPWIALATLEALMIALTATGIALVGRLPAWPLWAAAVWTAGEALRARAPFGGFPWGKLAFGQADGILLPLAAVGGTPLLSFATALCGFGLYAALLAARERPRPAAAAIAALAVAAPLGAALAARPLVSSAAEDGTAVAAVIQGNVPRAGFDFNAQRRAVLDNHANRTLQLAEEARAGKTPRPDFVVWPENSSDIDPFTQPDAYRVIDNAVKAVGVPVSIGAVLAPETGPLRNTVIRWDPEKGPTDTYDKRKIQPFGERIPMRSVVRLFSKDVDRVSRDFGPGKEPGVFDMAGSRVGMVTCYEAAFDDAVRSTVRAGAQVIAVPSNNATFGRTQMTYQQLAMDRVRAVEHSRTVLVPVTSGVSAVIRPDGRVVRQTEMFTADALVAEIPLRSTETPATRLGPLPEYVLLVLAAGGLGLALSRRIRSRGRAA is encoded by the coding sequence ATGAGCAGCAGTGTCACCCGAGAGCCCCGAACCGCCGGAGCGGAAGCCGTCGCCGGTGCCGGTTCCCCTTCCGCGCGGCCCGCGGGCGCCGAGCAGTCCGGGCGGAGGGCCGCCGCGGTCCGCGCCCTCCTCGCCGCCGGCTCCGGTGCACTGCTCTACCTGAGCTTCCCGCCGCGGCCCCTGTGGTGGCTGGCGCCCGTCGCCCTCGCCGTGCTCGCCGGCTGCCTGCGCGGCCGCCGGGCCCGTGCCGCGTCCGGGCTCGGCCTCCTCCACGGCCTGGGCTTCCTGCTGCCGCTGCTCGTGTGGACCAGCCAGGGCGTCGGCCCGGTCCCGTGGATCGCCCTGGCCACCCTCGAAGCCCTCATGATCGCCCTCACCGCCACCGGCATCGCCCTCGTCGGCCGGCTGCCCGCCTGGCCGCTGTGGGCGGCCGCCGTCTGGACCGCCGGCGAGGCGCTGCGGGCCCGCGCCCCCTTCGGCGGCTTCCCCTGGGGCAAGCTCGCCTTCGGGCAGGCGGACGGCATCCTCCTGCCCCTCGCCGCCGTCGGCGGCACCCCGCTGCTGTCCTTCGCCACCGCCCTGTGCGGCTTCGGCCTGTACGCCGCCCTGCTCGCCGCCCGCGAGAGGCCGCGCCCGGCCGCCGCCGCCATCGCCGCACTCGCCGTCGCGGCCCCCCTCGGAGCGGCCCTCGCGGCCCGCCCCCTCGTCTCCTCCGCCGCCGAGGACGGCACGGCGGTGGCCGCCGTCATCCAGGGAAACGTCCCGCGCGCCGGGTTCGACTTCAACGCCCAGCGCCGCGCCGTCCTCGACAACCACGCCAACCGGACCCTCCAGCTCGCCGAGGAGGCCCGTGCGGGCAAGACCCCCCGGCCCGACTTCGTGGTCTGGCCGGAGAACTCCTCCGACATCGACCCCTTCACCCAGCCGGACGCCTACCGCGTCATCGACAACGCGGTGAAGGCCGTCGGCGTGCCCGTCTCGATCGGCGCCGTCCTGGCCCCCGAGACGGGACCGCTCCGCAACACGGTGATCCGCTGGGACCCCGAGAAGGGCCCCACCGACACCTACGACAAGCGCAAGATCCAGCCCTTCGGCGAGCGGATCCCCATGCGGTCCGTGGTGCGCCTGTTCAGCAAGGACGTGGACCGGGTGAGCCGCGACTTCGGCCCCGGCAAGGAGCCCGGCGTCTTCGACATGGCCGGGAGCCGCGTCGGCATGGTCACCTGCTACGAGGCCGCCTTCGACGACGCCGTCCGCTCCACCGTCCGGGCCGGTGCCCAGGTCATCGCCGTGCCGAGCAACAACGCCACCTTCGGCCGCACCCAGATGACCTACCAGCAGCTGGCCATGGACCGCGTCCGGGCCGTCGAGCACAGCCGGACCGTCCTCGTCCCCGTCACCAGCGGCGTCAGCGCCGTCATCCGCCCCGACGGCAGGGTCGTCCGGCAGACGGAGATGTTCACCGCGGACGCGCTCGTCGCCGAGATCCCGCTGCGCTCCACGGAGACGCCCGCCACCCGCCTCGGCCCGCTGCCGGAGTACGTGCTCCTCGTGCTCGCCGCCGGCGGGCTCGGCCTGGCCCTGTCACGGCGGATCCGCTCCCGCGGCCGCGCCGCCTGA